In Erwinia pyrifoliae DSM 12163, the genomic window CGATCGGCGGCACGGTAAAGCACCTCTTTGATTACTTTAGGGCACGCATCGGCATCCACCCAGATTGGCATCAATATTTCCTTTTTCAGAGAGTGGTGAATAACGGCGATCTTCCCATTCTTTGGCCGAATGGCAAACTTAAATCCGATCCGCGTGTTCCGGTTTCCAGGCGAACACCTGCCCTGTCAAGATATTCAGCAGGTGTATGGCCCGCTTTTGGGGTTTAAGCATCACGGCAGCTGGGTTAAGGTGAAGGGATGGCAGCTGTTAGCTATTCACGACAAGATGAACAGTGAGAAAATGATGAAAAAGAAAATTGGTTTTATTGGCTGCGGCAATATGTCCAAAGCCATTATTGCTGGCCTGGTTTCGGCCGGGCAGTTTAAAGCGGAGAATATCTGGGTCTTCGACCATAAACCCGCCACGAATCAGGCCATGCAGCAGCAGTACGGCATTACCCCGGCAGACAGCGCCCGCCAGGTGGCGGAACAGGCGGATATTCTGTTTGGTGCGGTCAAGCCAAATATGATTCTGTCCGTGCTGAAAGATGTGGCCGGCAGCCTGAATAAAGAGACGCTGGTGGTTTCCATCGCGGCGGGTATCACGCTGGATGCGCTGGCTTCAGTGCTCGGCCATGACCGTAAAATCGTGCGCGTTATGCCAAACACCCCGGCTCTGGTTAACGAAGGCATGAGTTCGGTTACCCCGAACGTGCTGGTTACCAAGGAAGAGGCCGATGAAGTGGTACACATCTTTAGCGGTTTCGGCAAAGCGGCGCTGGTGCCGGAATACCTGATCCACGCGGTCGTAGGCGTAAGCGGTTCCGCGCCGGCCTATGTGTTTATGTTTATCGAAGCGATGGCGGATGCGGCAGTGCTGGGAGGAATGCCTCGTGCGCAGGCGTATCAGTTCGCAGCGCAATCGGTAAAAGGTGCCGCGCAGATGGTACTGCAAACCGGTAAACATCCGGGTGAACTCAAGGATATGGTGTGCTCGCCGGGCGGCACCACCATTGAAGCGGTGAAAGTTCTGGAGCAGAAAGGCTTACGTTCAGCGGTGATCGAAGCCATGCAGCAATGTATGAATAAGTCAGAACAGATGAGCAAGCAGTAAATCTTACGCCGCCGCCTGCCTGGCGGCGGCGGCCGTTACAGGATAACGCTGGGTATGACGATCAGCGCAAAGATTAATACGATCAGCGAATGCTTAACCCAGTAGTAGTAAGTGCGGTTGCGCTTTTTCAGGTTCTGCCCGGCATCCCTGACGCGATTAACATATTTAAAAATACGGTTAATTGCCCCTGTCCGGTCATTATCATCGTTGGGCGAACTGGCGGCAGACATGACTTTCGCGCCCACCCAGCGGTTGACCGCCTGGGCCCAGCGCCACTTCATGGGCCGTTCAATGTCGCAAAACAGGATTATCCGCGTCTGTTGAGTCGCATTTTGCGCCCAGTGAACGTAGGTTTCGTCAAAAAGGGTCGCTTCACCGTCGCGCCAGCTATGGCGCTGACCGTCAACTTCAATGAAACAGTCATCATCATTGGGCGTTTGCAGCCCCAGATGGTAGCGCACCGATCCTGCATAGGGATCGCGGTGCTTGCCTAAATGACTCCCTGCCGGAAGCTCGGCAAACATCGCCGCCTTGACCGAGGGGATCTGGCTAAGTAACTCGCTGGTTACCGGGCACAGTACTTTGGCTGACGGATGCGCATCGCCGTACCATTTAAGGTAAAAACGTTTCCAGCCGCGTTTAAAAAAGGTATTGAAACCCGCGTCATTATGCGTTTGCGACGCTTTAATATGATCCTGCAAGCGCACGGCCTCTTCACGGATCGCCTGCCAGTTATCGGTCAATTTGGAGAGTTCCGGGAACGCTGTACTGTCGAAAAATGCCTGTTTCGGCGGCAGCCTGGACAGCCCGGTCATAAACATATTGATCGGTGCCATAAATGTCGAATGATCGAACAGCTGGCGCGAGAATTTCTGTTTTTCCACGCCCCTGGAATGCGCGTAGATCACGCTGATAATAAAAATACCGATAATAATTAACGCCACCATGCAACCTGCCCTGTCGTAGTCAGTCACACCCACCATAAAGGCTGATGGCGGGTTCAGACAAAAATGTGCAAGACTTTTATCCAAAAAACGCGTTTGGACTTCATATGCCGTGCCGGAAATGAGCCGTACTACCAATGACAGATTGCGTTAGCGAGCCACCTGACCCACTGCCATTCAGACTTTTTTCAGGCAGCTACTCATAAAAGTCTTACGCGCTTCACCCTTGAGCATTTTTTCACCGGCCTGAGAATTACAAGCCTTCATATTGCTCTGCTGCGGGGTTATTCCTGCAGTTTTGCTATCTTTTTTCAGACAGTTGCTCATAAAAGTTTTGCGTTCATCGCCTTTCAGCGACTTTTCGCCCGCCTGCTGATTACATACGGTCATCTTGATCTGCTGAGCCGTTTTTTCTGCGGCTCCGGCATAACCTGCTGCCATCAGCGACAGCAGAGCAGCCGTCATGAGTAAGTTAACTTTCATTCGTATCCCTTCGCAAAGATGTTATAAATGCATAATGAAGTGTGGCATAGATTTTTTTTTCAGCGAGTCGAAAAATGATATTTGCCGATGTGCGCTAAAACGGCATGATAGCGCGCAAGGGCATATTCCTGCCCTTGCGGCATCAGGACTGTCGCCCTAATTTGACGGGTGTTGAAGGTGTTTTGAGGCAGGTACGTTGCATAACGGTATATTGATGCGGAGACGGATATTTACAGGGCCATTGTCTGGCCCCGCAGAAACTCGTTAGCGCCCCTGCCGCATAAAACCACCGCGCGGCTCGCCACCACCACCCGGTGGAGGAAAGAGGCATCCGCTTAACGTGGCCACCAGCGCAATAAGGCTTATCACTTTAATCAAGCCCGGCATAATACCCCTCATAACAACGTGAATGATTATATGCGCCTGATACTAAGCAGGGTTCTTGCCGCCCACAATGCCGAATTCTCCTGATTGCGGTGCTTTTTACCTCGGGTAACCCTGCTTTACGCTTTCCTGCCATTTTCCTGGGTTAAATCTGTGACGGATCGCTGTTTTACAGATTATCTTTATTACCGAATGTTGCAATAGCCATCACATCCCGATCTCTTTTATCTTTATATCAACCGCTTCCAGCTTCAGTCTCAACACATAACTCTTATGAGGTATAGAAGATGGCCAGTCCCGATCCCCTCACCTTGCAGCAATTATTATCCCAGCGCCATTGGGAAAACCCGGCACTGACCCAGCTTAACCGTCTGCCAACCCATACGCCGCTTGCCAGCTGGCGCAATGAAGAGGCTGCGCGAAGCGATCTGCCCAGCCCAAGTTTCCGCATGCTGGACGGTGAATGGGGATTTAGCTATTTTCCCGTCCGCAGGCGGTGACGGACGCGTGGTTGTCTGGCGATCTGCCACAGGTAGCAGCATACCTGTTCCGTCTAACTGGCAGCTGGCGGGTTACGATGCGCCGATTTATACCAACGTGCAGTACCCGATCCCGGTGGATCCGCCACACGTTCCCGAGGATAATCCGACCGGTTGTTATTCGCTCAACTTTCATTGCCAGCCCGACTGGCTGCAAAGCGGACAGACGCGGATTATCTTTGACGGGGTTAACCCGGCCTTTTACCTGTGGTGCAACGGCGGTTTTATCGGCTACTCGCAGGACAGCCGCCTGCCGGCCGAGTTCGACCTCAGCCACAGTCTGCGGGCGGGAGAAAACCGCATTGCCGTGATGGTGCTACGCTGGTGCGATGGCAGCTATCTGGAAGACCAGGATATGTGGCGCATG contains:
- the lpxO gene encoding lipid A hydroxylase LpxO is translated as MVALIIIGIFIISVIYAHSRGVEKQKFSRQLFDHSTFMAPINMFMTGLSRLPPKQAFFDSTAFPELSKLTDNWQAIREEAVRLQDHIKASQTHNDAGFNTFFKRGWKRFYLKWYGDAHPSAKVLCPVTSELLSQIPSVKAAMFAELPAGSHLGKHRDPYAGSVRYHLGLQTPNDDDCFIEVDGQRHSWRDGEATLFDETYVHWAQNATQQTRIILFCDIERPMKWRWAQAVNRWVGAKVMSAASSPNDDNDRTGAINRIFKYVNRVRDAGQNLKKRNRTYYYWVKHSLIVLIFALIVIPSVIL
- a CDS encoding PsiF family protein encodes the protein MKVNLLMTAALLSLMAAGYAGAAEKTAQQIKMTVCNQQAGEKSLKGDERKTFMSNCLKKDSKTAGITPQQSNMKACNSQAGEKMLKGEARKTFMSSCLKKV
- the proC gene encoding pyrroline-5-carboxylate reductase, with translation MMKKKIGFIGCGNMSKAIIAGLVSAGQFKAENIWVFDHKPATNQAMQQQYGITPADSARQVAEQADILFGAVKPNMILSVLKDVAGSLNKETLVVSIAAGITLDALASVLGHDRKIVRVMPNTPALVNEGMSSVTPNVLVTKEEADEVVHIFSGFGKAALVPEYLIHAVVGVSGSAPAYVFMFIEAMADAAVLGGMPRAQAYQFAAQSVKGAAQMVLQTGKHPGELKDMVCSPGGTTIEAVKVLEQKGLRSAVIEAMQQCMNKSEQMSKQ